The following proteins are co-located in the Phaeodactylum tricornutum CCAP 1055/1 chromosome 2, whole genome shotgun sequence genome:
- a CDS encoding predicted protein → RLKVIQADTSSHLSSVKTFQELNLPTHLLEALFTMGFDRPSAIQEEALPRILADPPRNLIGQAKSGSGKTAAFTLGMLYRITVDTPATTQALCVTPTRELAIQIVDKAVRPMAVNMKGLKIQLAISQSVVDKKIGVDSHMVVGTPGKVVDWLKRRIINPDTINIFVLDEADNMVEEGGHRANSLLIKKCIPPTCQNLFFSATFPEEVVNFATKMVDNPDKILIEDGPEFLVLDVIKQLWVDTREYSGGKLMFLGDIYSLLTIGQSIIFVGTKIDADTVHTTLTGAGFTCSVLHGSVDAAQRDTTMEAFRNGESNVLITTNVLARGVDVDNVCMVINYDIPVDKDGAPDFETYLHRIGRTGRFGRKGTAINLISDQKSVEILAAIESHFAK, encoded by the coding sequence CGTCTAAAGGTCATCCAGGCAGACACATCTTCGCACCTTTCATCCGTCAAGACCTTTCAGGAATTAAATCTACCTACTCACTTGTTGGAAGCTCTCTTTACGATGGGTTTTGATCGTCCTTCCGCTATTCAGGAAGAAGCCCTGCCTCGGATTCTTGCGGATCCTCCGCGGAACTTGATCGGTCAAGCCAAATCTGGTAGCGGCAAGACCGCAGCCTTTACACTAGGCATGTTGTATCGAATCACTGTTGACACTCCTGCTACGACGCAAGCTTTATGTGTAACACCGACACGTGAACTGGCAATTCAGATCGTGGACAAAGCTGTCCGTCCCATGGCCGTCAACATGAAAGGCCTGAAGATACAACTGGCGATTTCGCAATCAGTAGTGGACAAAAAGATTGGAGTTGACTCACATATGGTAGTCGGTACACCAGGAAAAGTGGTGGACTGGCTGAAGCGACGAATTATAAACCCTGATACCATCAATATCTTTGTACTTGATGAAGCTGACAATATGGTGGAGGAGGGAGGCCATCGTGCCAATTCTCTTCTTATAAAGAAATGTATTCCCCCTACTTGCCAGAATCTCTTCTTTTCGGCGACTTTTCCGGAGGAAGTTGTCAATTTTGCAACCAAGATGGTCGATAATCCTGATAAGATATTGATTGAAGACGGACCTGAATTCCTTGTGCTGGACGTTATAAAACAGCTCTGGGTAGACACCAGAGAATATTCGGGTGGAAAGCTCATGTTTCTGGGAGACATTTATTCGCTCCTGACCATTGGACAGAGTATTATTTTTGTTGGAACCAAGATAGATGCGGATACAGTGCATACTACATTGACGGGCGCTGGTTTCACGTGTTCTGTTTTGCACGGATCCGTGGATGCCGCGCAGCGTGACACAACAATGGAGGCTTTTCGAAACGGTGAAAGCAATGTACTTATAACAACAAACGTCCTTGCCCGAGGAGTGGATGTCGACAACGTTTGCATGGTGATCAATTACGACATACCAGTTGACAAAGATGGTGCCCCCGACTTCGAAACATACTTGCACCGCATCGGGCGTACCGGACGCTTTGGACGCAAAGGTACAGCCATAAATCTCATTTCCGACCAAAAGTCAGTTGAAATTCTGGCTGCTATCGAGTCGCATTTCGCCAAA
- a CDS encoding predicted protein, with product MQQNAADLPKVTVVSSSVPIDHSQALHILSQFLQSENVKLQEDAQIENHWDDLVEIAESLAATEDETAKVNEIRISGKSSGAEQGEDDDGVHSAQEVTREAKLSPVPTQASAGMEGKARKKAEKEAKKAAKKEKKLAKKLKKEVKKAKKEKKRKREN from the coding sequence ATGCAGCAAAATGCTGCCGATTTACCGAAGGTGACAGTcgtatcgtcgtcggttCCAATAGACCATTCTCAGGCCCTCCACATTCTGTCACAGTTTCTGCAGAGCGAGAATGTAAAATTACAAGAGGATGCACAGATAGAAAATCACTGGGACGATCTTGTAGAAATCGCCGAGTCCCTGGCGGCTACCGAAGACGAGACCGCAAAAGTCAACGAGATTCGAATCAGTGGAAAATCGTCGGGAGCGGAACAAGGCGAGGACGATGATGGCGTGCATTCCGCGCAAGAAGTGACCCGCGAAGCGAAGCTAAGTCCTGTACCGACACAAGCAAGTGCTGGAATGGAAGGAAAAGCTCGTAAAAAGGCAGAgaaggaagcaaaaaaggcggccaagaaggaaaagaagttgGCCAAGAAACTGAAAAAGGAAGTCAAAAAGGcgaagaaagagaagaagagaaagcgCGAGAACTAG
- a CDS encoding triosephosphate isomerase (Probably Triosephosphate isomerase catalyzes D-glyceraldhyde 3-phosphate to glycerone phosphate), translating into MKFLALSVAALISSATAFAPTFRGSPASTTASTTSLAARKPFISGNWKLNPQTKSEAVDLASNIAAAITSDSPDADVALFVPYVFIEAAQEATGGKLAIGAEGVCPQIQGAFTGAVSASMLQSIGVQWALAGHSERRVVFGETDEYINGQCLKLIELGMSVMLCIGESESEYEQDLAGPVCAVQLKKGLAGIQKEDLSRVAIAYEPVWAIGTGKVATPEIAQSVHAKCRAVLAEMYGPETADATRILYGGSVTPESVDDLMAMPDIDGALVGGASLDAAKFGRIINFQSK; encoded by the exons ATGAAGTTTCTCGCCCTTTCTGTAGCTGCCTTGATTTCCAGCGCGACCGCCTTTGCACCGACCTTTCGGGGAAGTCCGGCGTCCACGACGGCCTCCACCACGTCTCTGGCTGCGCGCAAACCCTTCATTTCGGGAAACTGGAAGCTCAATCCGCAAACCAAGTCGGAAGCCGTAGATTTGGCCTCAAATATTGCTGCCGCCATTACCTCCGATTCGCCCGATGCCGACGTCGCTCTCTTTGTCCCCTACGTCTTTATCGAAGCCGCACAGGAAGCTACCGGCGGCAAGCTCGCGATTGGAGCCGAG GGTGTTTGCCCGCAAATCCAAGGAGCCTTCACCGGAGCCGTCTCGGCCAGCATGCTCCAGTCCATTGGCGTGCAGTGGGCCCTGGCTGGTCATTCGGAGCGTCGGGTAGTCTTTGGCGAAACGGACGAATATATCAACGGCCAATGCTTGAAACTCATTGAACTCGGCATGTCCGTCATGCTCTGCATTGGCGAATCCGAATCGGAATACGAACAAGACCTGGCTGGACCCGTGTGTGCCGTTCAACTTAAGAAAGGCCTAGCCGGTATTCAAAAGGAAGATTTGAGCCGGGTGGCGATTGCTTACGAACCCGTCTGGGCCATCGGTACGGGCAAGGTGGCGACGCCGGAGATTGCGCAGAGCGTGCACGCCAAGTGCCGCGCCGTCTTGGCAGAAATGTACGGACCGGAAACCGCCGATGCCACCCGCATCCTGTACGGAGGTAGCGTGACACCCGAGTCCGTCGACGACTTGATGGCCATGCCGGATATCGACGGAGCTTTGGTGGGGGGAGCGTCCCTGGATGCGGCCAAGTTTGGACGTATCATCAACTTTCAGTCCAAATAG
- a CDS encoding predicted protein, which translates to VMVNGMPGPMATAAAEACLRKGLQLAPVAMTGPDVEASTFIVTDTVTGTSSSVRLVPSSDTEELVSAVAGMQTASERLLAIDYTHPSAVNGNAKFYVEQNIPFVMGTTGGDRDELMKDVEGHFCVIAPNMGKQIVAMQAALEDLANKYPSAFEGYQLEVVESHQKTKADTSGTAKAVISSIKTLAGDEKYSNDDIKMIRDEKEALAFGVPEDAMMGHAFHTYTLTSPDGSVSFQLQHNVAGRTVYAEGTADAVKFLAKKMKTEKIPRVFNMINVLEEG; encoded by the coding sequence GTCATGGTCAACGGCATGCCGGGTCCGATGGCGACAGCCGCTGCCGAAGCCTGTTTGCGCAAAGGCCTGCAACTCGCGCCGGTCGCCATGACGGGCCCGGACGTGGAAGCGTCCACCTTTATCGTGACCGACACCGTCACGGGAACGTCTTCCTCCGTCCGATTGGTGCCCTCCTCGGATACGGAAGAACTCGTCAGCGCCGTCGCTGGTATGCAGACCGCCAGTGAACGCTTACTGGCGATCGACTACACACATCCTTCAGCCGTCAACGGCAACGCCAAATTTTATGTCGAGCAGAATATCCCGTTTGTCATGGGAACCACCGGAGGTGATCGGGACGAACTCATGAAAGACGTGGAGGGACATTTTTGCGTTATAGCACCCAACATGGGCAAGCAGATTGTAGCCATGCAAGCGGCACTGGAGGATTTGGCTAACAAGTACCCGTCGGCGTTTGAAGGCTACCAGCTGGAGGTCGTCGAATCGCACCAAAAAACCAAAGCCGATACGTCGGGAACCGCCAAAGCAGTCATTTCGTCAATCAAAACATTGGCGGGTGACGAAAAGTACAGTAACGATGACATTAAAATGATCCGTGACGAAAAAGAGGCCTTGGCCTTTGGTGTTCCCGAAGACGCCATGATGGGACACGCTTTCCATACCTATACTCTCACCTCCCCTGACGGGAGCGTATCCTTTCAACTTCAACACAATGTGGCCGGAAGGACGGTTTATGCCGAAGGAACAGCCGATGCTGTCAAGTTCTTGGCAAAAAAGATGAAAACAGAAAAGATACCGCGAGTCTTTAATATGATCAATGTTCTCGAAGAGGGG
- a CDS encoding predicted protein translates to MQEADSDNNKDEGFFCLLDGLSVGDLTSFAWENESDTETDERGDVSVFREVLSPLDSKEKTQQIRVSSASKIPVSEDHNRHIFPLAYKSSGYCTRDGKVQRPQVQVVDMGPRRGNGLITRTALRRGEVVYTEQTLMATQIPQTETINKREELFSIRACQNCFRSMEPITSCRTANSLASLPLPHLWPVSDVTLLDEAMKASSPRNGQDKFGRIQCRLCHAWFCTIHCKTIHNRKMGSCCIATQALESLLCFRDIDEPYEVQAAVTWAVRMFVAETQRFRVSNTLLGSLLEGFCGEASDLTALELGILSKHENGLLWTYTLQPIYESLVRLLRLTPDEQESLSLMFLHELASKAGRNGFGMLTQSPFKAYYAGILRNSGGRGSKRHEGLMKQVAQALGSQRLERGMDRVVEDKVAPEIVAVFPLTARINHSCVPNAQVQSQEFVDARIDVVALRDIAAGEEITISYIGCGRTSGSKSTSRRRRELLAKYLFTCECPRCTAKE, encoded by the coding sequence ATGCAAGAAGCAGATTCTGATAATAACAAGGACGAAGGATTTTTTTGCTTACTAGATGGTCTGTCTGTCGGCGATCTTACCTCATTCGCGTGggaaaacgaaagcgataCCGAGACGGACGAGCGGGGCGACGTCTCGGTTTTCCGTGAAGTTTTGTCACCCTTGGACTCCAAGGAGAAAACGCAGCAAATTAGGGTATCTTCAGCTTCCAAGATTCCCGTAAGCGAAGATCATAATCGCCATATTTTTCCTTTAGCATACAAAAGCTCTGGGTACTGTACAAGGGATGGAAAAGTGCAACGACCTCAAGTGCAGGTTGTAGACATGGGTCCGCGGCGAGGCAATGGGCTGATTACGCGCACTGCTCTTCGACGAGGAGAAGTGGTTTATACTGAGCAAACTCTCATGGCAACGCAGATACCGCAAACAGAGACTATTAACAAAAGGGAAGAGTTGTTTTCTATCCGAGCTTGTCAAAACTGCTTTCGGTCCATGGAGCCGATCACATCCTGTCGAACAGCTAATTCCTTAGCAAGCTTACCTCTGCCGCATTTATGGCCGGTCTCAGATGTCACCCTTCTCGACGAGGCCATGAAGGCTTCCTCTCCGAGGAATGGTCAAGATAAATTCGGCCGGATTCAGTGTCGACTGTGTCACGCTTGGTTTTGTACCATACATTGCAAAACCATCCACAACCGCAAGATGGGATCTTGCTGCATCGCTACGCAAGCGCTAGAATCGCTGCTCTGTTTTCGTGATATCGATGAACCATATGAAGTTCAGGCGGCAGTTACATGGGCCGTGCGAATGTTCGTGGCCGAAACCCAAAGATTCAGGGTGTCGAACACGTTGCTTGGCTCTCTTCTGGAAGGCTTTTGCGGCGAGGCCTCAGATTTGACAGCTTTAGAGCTCGGCATACTGAGTAAGCATGAGAATGGATTACTATGGACCTATACGTTGCAGCCCATCTACGAGTCCTTGGTTCGTCTTCTCAGGCTCACTCCTGATGAACAAGAGTCATTGTCTTTGATGTTTTTGCACGAACTTGCATCTAAAGCGGGGCGCAACGGCTTTGGCATGCTGACTCAATCGCCCTTCAAAGCCTATTATGCCGGAATTTTACGCAACTCGGGGGGACGCGGTTCGAAAAGACACGAAGGACTGATGAAGCAAGTGGCCCAGGCTTTGGGGTCACAACGTTTGGAACGTGGGATGGATCGTGTAGTGGAAGACAAGGTGGCCCCAGAGATTGTGGCAGTCTTTCCTTTGACCGCCCGGATCAATCATTCGTGCGTCCCGAATGCACAAGTACAGAGTCAAGAATTTGTGGATGCACGTATTGATGTTGTGGCTCTGCGGGACATTGCGGCTGGTGAAGAGATTACCATCAGCTATATCGGATGTGGCCGCACGTCCGGGTCCAAAAGCACAAGTCGTAGACGACGCGAACTCCTGGCAAAGTATCTCTTTACCTGCGAATGCCCCAGATGCACAGCCAAGGAGTAG
- a CDS encoding predicted protein, giving the protein MQGVDDSNGSFRAAVALNNMGVHFLERGSFSQALVTLKDSVAVLKALFNSDQAKVENLVQFPRDDQVLRKLKRAVQRSSEPTALSQIAKASSRTQVLEIKVVSHNAYNHPNPSIWSPQTLCPVRIETFDEDSDFGIETAIAIYNCGIANLCMSCDCLDQGLADVLKNDSLRLFRLSSCVLNHYSSLHEDDGAQFVGFLCLYVTVMERIVYVLAEQNNVMHALEASEKLHVLKALINDYDGLFFFSGVVSSMASAA; this is encoded by the coding sequence ATGCAAGGCGTTGATGATTCGAATGGAAGCTTTAGAGCCGCTGTTGCGCTCAACAATATGGGTGTGCACTTCCTGGAGCGAGGGTCCTTTAGTCAGGCTCTCGTTACTCTCAAGGACAGTGTAGCCGTTCTAAAAGCCCTCTTCAATTCAGATCAAGCCAAGGTGGAGAATCTTGTACAATTTCCCCGTGATGACCAAGTCCTTCGTAAACTGAAGCGAGCAGTGCAGCGTTCCTCTGAGCCCACCGCTTTATCTCAGATCGCAAAAGCGTCTTCTCGAACTCAAGTTTTGGAAATCAAGGTTGTTTCACACAACGCATACAATCATCCGAACCCATCCATCTGGTCCCCACAAACCCTTTGTCCGGTAAGGATTGAAACTTTTGACGAAGACAGTGACTTTGGGATAGAAACAGCCATCGCCATCTATAACTGTGGCATTGCCAACCTGTGCATGTCATGCGATTGCCTTGATCAAGGTCTTGCAGACGTTTTGAAGAACGACTCGTTGCGCCTTTTTCGCCTCTCCTCTTGCGTGCTCAATCATTACAGCTCGCTCCACGAAGATGATGGTGCGCAGTTTGTCGGTTTCCTTTGtctgtatgtaaccgtgatGGAGAGAATTGTCTATGTTCTGGCCGAGCAGAACAATGTTATGCATGCTCTCGAAGCCTCCGAAAAGCTACACGTATTGAAAGCTCTCATAAACGACTATGATGGGTTATTTTTCTTCAGTGGGGTAGTGTCGTCAATGGCATCTGCCGCGTGA